The Microcystis aeruginosa NIES-843 sequence AATTGCTGATTTAGTTGCCCTCACAGAATTTGGTCAAAGTTACGACGTTGTTGACTTAGCAGAGGAGTTTATTAAAGCAGTCAATGCGGAATTAGATTTTACCCAAGAAGGTCATTATACTGACCAATTACGCTATAATTTAACCCAGAGTCGGTGGTCAGAACCCAAACAGTTAGTTATTCCTAAAATTTATTGGCACTTAACTAATTCCAGGCTATTAGTGTTAGAATGGTTAGAAGGAAAACAAATTTTAGAGGCCGATGTTTCTAGACCAGCAACTGAGCAAGCAATTTCCCAAAGAAAAACCGAAATAACTCGGATTTTGTTTCGGTCATTTTTTCAACAAATTTATATTGATGGCTTCTTTCATGCCGATCCCCATCCGGGTAATATTTTCTATCTTGATGATGGTAGAGTGGCTTTAATTGACTGTGGCATGGTGGGCAGATTAGACCCACAAACTCAACAAATTTTAACAGAATTGTTATTGGCAATTGTTGACTTAGATGCCAAAAGATGCAGTCAACTAACTATTAAACTATCCGAGTCAGTCGTGCCGATTACTTTAGTACAATTAGAGGTGGATTATGAGCGGATGTTGCGAAAATATTATAACCTCAATTTAAATCAAATTAACTTTAGTGAGGTGGTTTATGAACTTTTGCAAATTGCCCGTCGCAATAGAATTAAACTTCCGGGTAATTTAGGTTTATTTGCCAAAAGTCTCGCTAATCTAGAAGGAACTGCCCGAAAATTTAATCCTGATATTAATATCCTAGAAGAAGTCAAACCGCTATTAACTAATATTCTTGAACAACAGTTAATCGGTAGCACTCCCCTACAAACTGCCCTAAGAACAGTTTTAGACTTGAAATCTTTTTCCCTGAAATCTCCCCGTCAAATCGAAGTTTTACTAGATGGTTTAACCTCGGAAACTTTAAATGTTAATCTGAAAATTCGCGACTTAGATAATCTCCGTCGCAGTTTAGATAATTCCGCCAATCGACTAGCTTTTAGTGTGATTATTGGTTCCTTAATTATCGGGGCCGCCATTGTCACAGCCAGCACCCAATCTCGGCAATTAACTATTATTAGTACCGTATTATTTGCTACAGCTAGTTTTATCGGTTTATGGTTAGTTGTCGGTATCCTGCGATCAGGAAGATTGCGCTAGAAATTATCGCCATTAAATTAAGATTTGTTGTTGTAAAAATTTCGCCCACCGACTGGCTAATTCAACTTCAGTAAAGGGAATTCTTTCAGGCGATCGCTCTTTAAAAATAAATTCTAGGCAAGGGGAACCTTGGGGGGGAAGAGCATCTAAATCCACCACTTGATTATTAACTAACAGACGGATTTCTTTGACCTCCTCTAGGGAAAAAGTTTGTAAATTTATGACTCCCTTACGAGTTGGCTTTCCCCAAGTGATAATTTTATCTTTTTGACCTAAGACAGAATATATATCATACTTAGCTCGCTCGAAGTTTTCCGCCCATGATCGATAGATTTCCACTTTTTGGTATTCATTCCAACCACTCCAAGCCAACCAAATAAATAGAATTAATAAAGGTGTCCACAATAACCCGCGTTCCATAAACTATCGCCCCAAAATTCTGGTCAATTAATCCTATTTTATGCTAAGTGGGTGGGTGGAATTAAATATAAGATGAACGTAGGTTGGGTTGAAGCATGAAACCCAACGCCCGATTATGTTACGCTACCGCTAACCCATCCTACAAATAATTGTGCCTCCCTACTTAATTGGCAGCAAGGGATTATACTAGGGTTTGCGGCAAAAAGTTTTTCCTGGGGGTTGGGGTGTGGGGAAGGAAACCTCTTTCATCTGCGGTGGTGAAAATTTTTTCATCGGGACTGACTTGCTGATTCGGAAAAAAAAGGGCAGACAAAAGCCTCCCCTAGTATTAATGATTGGTCAATCAAACCTTAGACATCGTAGTAGAGAGAGAACTCGTAGGGGTGAGGACGTAAGCGCATCGGGTTAACTTCGTTATCGAGCTTGTAGGTGATCCAGTTGTGGATAAAGTCTTCGGTAAAGACACCAGAATCGGTCAAGAAAGCGTGATCTTTTTCGAGACTTTCCAGAGCTGCTTCTAAAGAACCGGGGGTAGAGGGTATTTTTGACAATTCTTCGGGACTGAGTTCGTAGATATCCACATCGAGAGGTTCCCCCGGTTCAATTTGATTTTTAATCCCATCGATACCGGCACAGAGCATAGCTGCAAAAGCGAGGTAGGGGTTAGAAGTCGCGTCAGGACAGCGGAATTCTAAACGTTTGGCTTTCGGGTTGCTTCCCGATAAAGGAATCCGAATCGAAGCGGAGCGATTACCTTGGGAGTAAGCCAGGTTTACAGGGGCCTCAAAACCGGGGACGAGACGCTTGTAAGAGTTGGTGGTGGGGTTAGTTAAAGCTAAGAGTGCGGGAGCGTGTCTAAGCAAACCACCGATGTAGTGCAGTGCCATTTGGCTAAGTCCGGCGTATTTATCCCCAGCGAACAGGGGTTGACCATCTTTCCAGATAGACTGGTGAACGTGCATCCCGGAACCATTATCACCAAAGATGGGTTTAGGCATAAAGGTGACGGTTTTACCGTATTTCTTGGCCACGTTCTTGATGCAGTATTTATAGGTCATCAAGTAGTCGGCAGCCCGTACTAGGGTAGAGAATTTAATCCCTAACTCGTTTTGACCACCAGTAGCGACTTCATGGTGATGTTTTTCGATGGGAACTCCGCAGTCGGCCATGGTTAAGAGCATTTCCGTGCGAATGTCTTGAGAGGTATCGGTGGGACTAACGGGAAAATAACCCTGTTTGTAGGCGGGTTTATAGGCAAGATTTCCGTCTTTTTCGTCTTTACCGCTATTCCAACGACCTTCGACACTATCCATGTAGTAATAGCCCGAGTTGGCGGTTTGGTCGAAACGAGCGCTATCAAAGAGGAAAAATTCCGCTTCCGGTCCAAAATATACGGTATCACCTAAACCGGTAGTGCTAAGATAATCGATCGCTTTCTGAGCAATAGAGCGAGGATCGCGGCTATACCATTCACCGGTTCTCGGTTCTTTGATGCTACAGATCATGCTTAGGGTAGGTTCCTTGTAGAAGGGATCGATCCAAGCAGTGGTGGGATCGGGAACCATGGCCATATCGGATTCGTTAATTGCTTTCCAACCGCGAATACTGGAACCATCGAAGGCAACACCATCGCTGAAAGAGCTTTCATCGATTTGATCGTAGTAGAACGAGCAATGTTGCCAGATACCTGGCATATCAATAAATTTCAGGTCGATAATCTTAATATTGTTGTCCTGAATCATTTTCAAGACTTCTTGTGGCGTTTCGGGCATGGAAAACTCCTTTGATGTATGGATCAGTTCTTAAGCTTCTCAAAAAATCCATCCTAAACAGTCACTTTGGCCGGTTTTGTATTTTTCGATACAAAATCTTTAATCCTAGCTTGAAAAAATCTGTAATTTCCTTGTTCAGGTCGGTAATCGCTGGGAATGACCATTTGCCTATCAGCTTCTACTGCCCCTTGCCCTACTTAGGGTTTGCGGCAAAAAGTTTTTCGTGGGGGTAGGGTGTGGGGTGTGGGGTGTGGGGTGTGGGGTTTTACCGATTTTCAGGTGGTCAATTAGCTAATTTTCAGGGAAAAAGTCCAGGAATTTTCCCCCCAATCACTCCAATGGTCGGCACTTTTTGAGGGGAAAAAAGTCTAAAAACCTTGTTGGATAAGGTTTTTAGA is a genomic window containing:
- a CDS encoding ABC1 kinase family protein; translated protein: MFSLPQTSQRQKEILEIVLGNGWDYMRGVLTLGKTENPQIPTPEVLKKILVELGPFYVKLGQLLSTRPDLLPANYIEALTALQAQVPPVAWTDIEIVITEQLAKPIEEVFKYINPQPIAAGSIGQIHRATLLSGEEVAIKVLRPGIEKIVAQDSALIKGIADLVALTEFGQSYDVVDLAEEFIKAVNAELDFTQEGHYTDQLRYNLTQSRWSEPKQLVIPKIYWHLTNSRLLVLEWLEGKQILEADVSRPATEQAISQRKTEITRILFRSFFQQIYIDGFFHADPHPGNIFYLDDGRVALIDCGMVGRLDPQTQQILTELLLAIVDLDAKRCSQLTIKLSESVVPITLVQLEVDYERMLRKYYNLNLNQINFSEVVYELLQIARRNRIKLPGNLGLFAKSLANLEGTARKFNPDINILEEVKPLLTNILEQQLIGSTPLQTALRTVLDLKSFSLKSPRQIEVLLDGLTSETLNVNLKIRDLDNLRRSLDNSANRLAFSVIIGSLIIGAAIVTASTQSRQLTIISTVLFATASFIGLWLVVGILRSGRLR
- the glnA gene encoding type I glutamate--ammonia ligase: MPETPQEVLKMIQDNNIKIIDLKFIDMPGIWQHCSFYYDQIDESSFSDGVAFDGSSIRGWKAINESDMAMVPDPTTAWIDPFYKEPTLSMICSIKEPRTGEWYSRDPRSIAQKAIDYLSTTGLGDTVYFGPEAEFFLFDSARFDQTANSGYYYMDSVEGRWNSGKDEKDGNLAYKPAYKQGYFPVSPTDTSQDIRTEMLLTMADCGVPIEKHHHEVATGGQNELGIKFSTLVRAADYLMTYKYCIKNVAKKYGKTVTFMPKPIFGDNGSGMHVHQSIWKDGQPLFAGDKYAGLSQMALHYIGGLLRHAPALLALTNPTTNSYKRLVPGFEAPVNLAYSQGNRSASIRIPLSGSNPKAKRLEFRCPDATSNPYLAFAAMLCAGIDGIKNQIEPGEPLDVDIYELSPEELSKIPSTPGSLEAALESLEKDHAFLTDSGVFTEDFIHNWITYKLDNEVNPMRLRPHPYEFSLYYDV